A window from Nycticebus coucang isolate mNycCou1 chromosome X, mNycCou1.pri, whole genome shotgun sequence encodes these proteins:
- the LOC128577244 gene encoding eukaryotic translation initiation factor 1A, X-chromosomal-like has translation MPKNKGKGGKNRRRGKNENESEKRELVFKEDGQEYAQVIKMLGNGRLEAMCLDGVKRLCHIRGKLRKKVWINTLDIILVGLRDYQDNKADVILKYNADEARSLKAYGELPEHNKINETDTFGPGDHDEIQFDDIGDDDEDIDDI, from the coding sequence ATGCCCAAAAATAAAGGTAAGGGAGGTAAAAACAGACGCAGAGGTAAGAATGAGAATGAATCTGAGAAAAGAGAGCTGGTGTTCAAAGAAGATGGACAAGAGTATGCCCAAGTAATCAAAATGTTAGGAAATGGAAGATTAGAGGCAATGTGTTTGGATGGAGTAAAGAGGTTATGTCACATCAGAGGGAAATTGAGGAAAAAGGTTTGGATAAATACTTTAGACATCATATTGGTTGGTCTCAGAGACTACCAGGATAACAAAGctgatgtgattttaaaatacaatgcaGATGAAGCTAGAAGTCTGAAGGCATATGGGGAGCTTCCAGAACAcaataaaatcaatgaaactgaTACATTTGGTCCTGGAGATCATGATGAAATTCAGTTTGATGACATTGGAGATGATGATGAAGACATTGATGATATCTAA
- the LOC128577245 gene encoding 40S ribosomal protein S25-like, whose translation MPPKDDKKKKDAGKSAKKDKDPVNKSGGKAKKKKWSKGKVQDKLNNLVLFDKATYDKLCKEVPNYKLITPAVVSERLKIRGSLAREALQELLSKGLIKLVSKHRAQVIYTRNTKGGDAPAAGEDA comes from the coding sequence ATGCCGCCCAAGGAcgacaagaagaagaaagatgccGGAAAGTCggccaagaaagacaaagacccagtgaacaaatctggaggcaaggccaaaaagaagaagtggtccaaaggcaAAGTTCAGGACAAGCTCAACAACCTAGTCTTGTTTGACAAAGCTACGTATGACAAACTCTGTAAGGAAGTTCCCAACTATAAGCTTATCACTCCAGCTGTGGTCTCTGAGAGACTGAAGATTCGAGGTTCCCTGGCCAGGGAAGCCCTTCAGGAGCTCCTTAGTAAAGGCCTTATCAAACTGGTTTCAAAGCACAGAGCTCAAGTAATTTACACCagaaataccaagggtggagatGCCCCAGCTGCTGGTGAAGATGCATGA